One genomic region from Danio aesculapii chromosome 24, fDanAes4.1, whole genome shotgun sequence encodes:
- the zic4 gene encoding zinc finger protein ZIC 4 isoform X2: MSVDALGSPVMDPAFSKRNTTLRLVDLAGAHHHHHHHHHTPQSVTGFPGFSSHPHSMAHSHPGEMTAEPRLGPSPFGPEHMGHSAALKISPTHHYPHHHHHHNHHIAGHSEVVSSQTGAFGPVQAATVPYSMSHTAQALSAGSYPGHYGHHPDPGNHTLFPGLHHEQPSTGAPGGQALNGQIRLGIPAEMYVRSDHLSQVASSRADPFAASPLHGYGGLNLNMNLSAHHHHGAGAFFRYMRQPIKQELICKWLEPEHSAKKLCSKTYSTMHELVTHVTVEHVGGPEQANHICFWEECPREGKPFKAKYKLVNHIRVHTGEKPFPCPFPGCGKVFARSENLKIHKRTHTGEKPFKCEFDGCDRRFANSSDRKKHSHVHTSDKPYNCKVRGCDKSYTHPSSLRKHMKVHCKSPPPSSGYESSTPSLVSPSSDLGREPAPSALSEPLSSSSQPANLSEWYVCHSSGASGPQTPPSGSSTPGHTEGPTYGNPERRDAF, encoded by the exons ATGAGCGTGGATGCTTTGGGAAGCCCTGTGATGGACCCCGCGTTTTCCAAACGGAACACGACGCTGAGATTAGTTGACTTGGCAGGGGCTcaccaccatcaccatcatcaccaccatACCCCTCAGAGCGTGACAGGCTTCCCGGGGTTCAGCAGCCATCCACACTCAATGGCTCACTCGCACCCTGGGGAGATGACTGCGGAACCCCGCCTGGGGCCGAGTCCATTCGGGCCAGAACACATGGGGCACTCCGCGGCCCTCAAAATCAGCCCAACCCATCATTATCCccaccaccatcaccaccacaATCATCATATTGCAGGCCACAGTGAAGTGGTCTCCAGTCAAACGGGAGCTTTTGGCCCGGTGCAGGCGGCAACGGTCCCGTACTCTATGTCTCACACGGCCCAGGCGCTATCCGCAG GTAGCTATCCGGGACACTATGGTCATCACCCCGACCCTGGGAACCACACGCTCTTCCCTGGACTTCATCACGAGCAGCCATCTACCGGAGCACCAGGTGGCCAAGCCTTGAACGGACAAATAAGGTTAGGAATACCTGCCGAAATGTACGTTCGGTCTGATCATTTGAGTCAAGTAGCGAGCTCCAGGGCAGACCCGTTTGCTGCTTCTCCTCTGCACGGATACGGCGGGCTCAATCTGAACATGAATCTCAGCGCACACCACCACCACGGAGCTGGCGCTTTTTTCCGTTACATGAGGCAACCGATCAAGCAAGAGCTCATCTGCAAGTGGCTGGAGCCAGAGCACTCCGCGAAGAAACTTTGCTCCAAAACTTACAGCACCATGCACGAACTGGTGACACATGTGACTGTGGAGCACGTTGGAGGACCCGAGCAAGCGAACCATATCTGTTTTTGGGAAGAATGTCCGCGAGAAGGAAAGCCATTTAAAGCAAAGTACAAACTTGTGAATCACATCAGAGTGCACACCGGGGAGAAACCGTTCCCTTGTCCATTCCCCGGCTGTGGAAAAGTATTTGCTCGATCGGAAAACTTGAAAATCCACAAAAGGACACACACAG GTGAAAAGCCTTTCAAATGCGAGTTTGACGGCTGTGACAGACGGTTCGCCAACAGCAGTGACCGGAAAAAACATTCCCACGTACACACTAGCGACAAGCCGTACAACTGCAAAGTCAGAGGTTGTGACAAATCTTACACGCATCCCAGCTCTTTGAGAAAACACATGAAGGTGCACTGCAAGTCTCCACCTCCGAGTTCGGGTTACGAATCATCGACTCCATCTCTTGTTTCTCCTTCATCGGACTTGGGACGGGAGCCAGCTCCCTCTGCGCTCTCGGAGCCCCTCTCATCATCGTCCCAGCCGGCCAATTTAAGCGAATGGTACGTGTGTCACAGCTCCGGTGCCAGTGGCCCTCAGACCCCACCCAGCGGTTCATCCACGCCGGGCCATACAGAGGGACCAACGTACGGCAATCCTGAACGGAGGGACGCCTTCTAA
- the zic4 gene encoding zinc finger protein ZIC 4 isoform X1: MSVDALGSPVMDPAFSKRNTTLRLVDLAGAHHHHHHHHHTPQSVTGFPGFSSHPHSMAHSHPGEMTAEPRLGPSPFGPEHMGHSAALKISPTHHYPHHHHHHNHHIAGHSEVVSSQTGAFGPVQAATVPYSMSHTAQALSAGRDFLIRRDLTAQAMPVLTDQTSGSASHHGMFVSTTGSYPGHYGHHPDPGNHTLFPGLHHEQPSTGAPGGQALNGQIRLGIPAEMYVRSDHLSQVASSRADPFAASPLHGYGGLNLNMNLSAHHHHGAGAFFRYMRQPIKQELICKWLEPEHSAKKLCSKTYSTMHELVTHVTVEHVGGPEQANHICFWEECPREGKPFKAKYKLVNHIRVHTGEKPFPCPFPGCGKVFARSENLKIHKRTHTGEKPFKCEFDGCDRRFANSSDRKKHSHVHTSDKPYNCKVRGCDKSYTHPSSLRKHMKVHCKSPPPSSGYESSTPSLVSPSSDLGREPAPSALSEPLSSSSQPANLSEWYVCHSSGASGPQTPPSGSSTPGHTEGPTYGNPERRDAF; the protein is encoded by the exons ATGAGCGTGGATGCTTTGGGAAGCCCTGTGATGGACCCCGCGTTTTCCAAACGGAACACGACGCTGAGATTAGTTGACTTGGCAGGGGCTcaccaccatcaccatcatcaccaccatACCCCTCAGAGCGTGACAGGCTTCCCGGGGTTCAGCAGCCATCCACACTCAATGGCTCACTCGCACCCTGGGGAGATGACTGCGGAACCCCGCCTGGGGCCGAGTCCATTCGGGCCAGAACACATGGGGCACTCCGCGGCCCTCAAAATCAGCCCAACCCATCATTATCCccaccaccatcaccaccacaATCATCATATTGCAGGCCACAGTGAAGTGGTCTCCAGTCAAACGGGAGCTTTTGGCCCGGTGCAGGCGGCAACGGTCCCGTACTCTATGTCTCACACGGCCCAGGCGCTATCCGCAGGTAGGGATTTCCTCATTCGCCGAGATTTGACAGCTCAAGCCATGCCCGTGTTGACCGATCAGACTTCTGGTTCAGCCTCTCACCACGGAATGTTTGTCTCAACAACAGGTAGCTATCCGGGACACTATGGTCATCACCCCGACCCTGGGAACCACACGCTCTTCCCTGGACTTCATCACGAGCAGCCATCTACCGGAGCACCAGGTGGCCAAGCCTTGAACGGACAAATAAGGTTAGGAATACCTGCCGAAATGTACGTTCGGTCTGATCATTTGAGTCAAGTAGCGAGCTCCAGGGCAGACCCGTTTGCTGCTTCTCCTCTGCACGGATACGGCGGGCTCAATCTGAACATGAATCTCAGCGCACACCACCACCACGGAGCTGGCGCTTTTTTCCGTTACATGAGGCAACCGATCAAGCAAGAGCTCATCTGCAAGTGGCTGGAGCCAGAGCACTCCGCGAAGAAACTTTGCTCCAAAACTTACAGCACCATGCACGAACTGGTGACACATGTGACTGTGGAGCACGTTGGAGGACCCGAGCAAGCGAACCATATCTGTTTTTGGGAAGAATGTCCGCGAGAAGGAAAGCCATTTAAAGCAAAGTACAAACTTGTGAATCACATCAGAGTGCACACCGGGGAGAAACCGTTCCCTTGTCCATTCCCCGGCTGTGGAAAAGTATTTGCTCGATCGGAAAACTTGAAAATCCACAAAAGGACACACACAG GTGAAAAGCCTTTCAAATGCGAGTTTGACGGCTGTGACAGACGGTTCGCCAACAGCAGTGACCGGAAAAAACATTCCCACGTACACACTAGCGACAAGCCGTACAACTGCAAAGTCAGAGGTTGTGACAAATCTTACACGCATCCCAGCTCTTTGAGAAAACACATGAAGGTGCACTGCAAGTCTCCACCTCCGAGTTCGGGTTACGAATCATCGACTCCATCTCTTGTTTCTCCTTCATCGGACTTGGGACGGGAGCCAGCTCCCTCTGCGCTCTCGGAGCCCCTCTCATCATCGTCCCAGCCGGCCAATTTAAGCGAATGGTACGTGTGTCACAGCTCCGGTGCCAGTGGCCCTCAGACCCCACCCAGCGGTTCATCCACGCCGGGCCATACAGAGGGACCAACGTACGGCAATCCTGAACGGAGGGACGCCTTCTAA
- the zic1 gene encoding zinc finger protein ZIC 1 has protein sequence MLLDAGPQYPTIGVTTFGSTRHHSTGEVTDREVALGINPFADGMGAFKINHSSHDLGSGQTAFSSQAPGYAAAAALGHHHHPTHVSSYSTAAFNSTRDFLFRNRGFGDATSAQHSLFASAAGSFAGPHGHSDAAGHLLFPGLHEQAATHASSNVVNSQMRLGFSGDMYGRAEQYGHVASPRSEHYASTQLHGYGPMNMNMAAHHGAGAFFRYMRQPIKQELICKWIEPEQLTNPKKSCNKTFSTMHELVTHLTVEHVGGPEQSNHICFWEECGREGKPFKAKYKLVNHIRVHTGEKPFPCPFPGCGKVFARSENLKIHKRTHTGEKPFKCEFDGCDRRFANSSDRKKHMHVHTSDKPYLCKMCDKSYTHPSSLRKHMKVHESSSQGSQPSPAASSGYESSTPPTIVSPSTENQSSSSISPASSTVHHTSSHSTLSSNFNEWYV, from the exons ATGCTCTTGGACGCAGGACCACAGTATCCCACCATTGGAGTGACTACTTTCGGCTCCACCAGACATCACTCAACAGGCGAAGTTACAGACAGAGAAGTGGCTTTGGGTATCAATCCGTTCGCCGACGGTATGGGCGCTTTTAAAATCAACCACAGCTCCCACGATCTCGGCTCTGGGCAAACAGCCTTTTCCTCGCAGGCGCCCGGTTACGCCGCCGCCGCTGCCCTGGGACACCATCATCACCCCACTCATGTCAGCTCGTACTCCACCGCCGCCTTCAACTCCACTCGGGACTTTCTTTTTCGCAATCGGGGCTTCGGGGACGCCACGAGCGCGCAGCACAGTCTGTTCGCCTCCGCCGCTGGAAGTTTCGCCGGGCCACATGGACACTCTGACGCCGCTGGGCACCTGCTCTTCCCGGGACTGCACGAGCAAGCGGCAACTCACGCGTCCTCCAACGTGGTGAACAGTCAGATGCGCCTGGGCTTTTCAGGGGACATGTACGGCAGGGCCGAGCAATATGGTCATGTCGCGAGTCCCAGGTCCGAGCACTACGCCTCGACTCAGTTGCACGGGTATGGCCCCATGAACATGAATATGGCTGCCCATCACGGGGCAGGGGCCTTCTTTCGGTACATGAGACAGCCCATAAAGCAAGAGCTCATCTGCAAATGGATCGAACCAGAGCAGCTAACGAATCCGAAAAAGTCCTGCAACAAAACTTTCAGCACTATGCACGAGCTTGTGACCCATCTGACTGTGGAGCACGTTGGGGGACCAGAGCAATCGAATCACATTTGCTTTTGGGAAGAGTGCGGCCGGGAAGGGAAACCGTTTAAAGCAAAATATAAACTCGTGAATCATATCAGAGTGCATACGGGAGAGAAACCATTTCCCTGTCCATTCCCCGGCTGTGGAAAAGTATTTGCCCGATCGGAAAATCTGAAAATCCACAAAAGAACACACACAG gTGAAAAACCTTTCAAGTGTGAGTTTGACGGCTGTGACAGGCGCTTTGCGAACAGCAGTGATCGTAAGAAACACATGCACGTCCATACTTCTGACAAACCCTATCTCTGCAAAATGTGTGATAAATCCTACACACATCCAAGCTCTCTCCGGAAACACATGAAG GTTCACGAGTCATCGTCTCAAGGATCCCAACCCTCCCCGGCAGCCAGCTCCGGCTACGAGTCCTCCACGCCGCCCACCATCGTGTCCCCTTCCACAGAAAACCAGAGCAGCAGTTCCATATCACCAGCATCATCCACAGTTCACCACACGAGCAGCCACAGCACCCTTTCGTCAAATTTTAATGAATGGTACGtgtaa